A window of the Campylobacter massiliensis genome harbors these coding sequences:
- a CDS encoding EAL domain-containing protein, with protein MLKSELKERSNRFKTALEVSSIFILTIIILVYIFVKKDDIDFGTDDVILIAILVLCQVYFTAYKIYQSFQTSVLDQVTKAYNRDEILRLLSKQAFKFKGKSGGNILILKIENLNDLNERYSFVSTDILLKRLVERLEKFLNEKVSKNTLIGRYSNEYFLIFCESKSTELIHLLNVFEKSILSDGIYNIELKIKFDAIDINHSASLKNSVSYLIQKLNESDSEDKVDITDDLEKDVCNCIDMQRFIFQTQLVKSLRFGQNFKNIIVKVYTDKQGLVSKAKVQNIANKNGYEVLFDINVIKKLSELKFKDEDPIVIEISSVSIRNLKFTNFIKEFVGLGKINPNRVIFEFSEKLVYDEINRFREILTEYKNLGFRFALNKFGGNNAGFEYFKYLPIDFVIYDIEFNKNIKNDKFKTLLENLNLTAKRVGVKSIVRFVEDDEFYNIAERYQTDFAQGFFIEKPKEI; from the coding sequence ATGCTAAAATCAGAACTAAAAGAACGATCAAATAGGTTTAAAACCGCGCTCGAGGTATCCTCGATTTTTATCTTAACCATTATCATTTTGGTGTATATTTTTGTTAAAAAAGACGATATAGATTTTGGTACCGACGATGTCATTTTGATTGCGATTTTGGTTTTGTGTCAGGTTTATTTTACGGCTTATAAAATTTATCAGAGCTTTCAAACAAGCGTGCTTGATCAAGTTACGAAAGCCTATAATAGAGATGAAATTTTAAGACTTTTATCAAAGCAAGCTTTCAAATTTAAAGGCAAAAGCGGCGGCAATATTCTAATACTAAAGATCGAAAATTTAAACGATCTAAACGAGCGTTACAGCTTTGTTAGCACCGATATTTTGCTAAAACGATTAGTCGAGAGGCTGGAGAAATTTCTAAATGAAAAAGTGTCTAAAAACACTCTCATCGGTAGGTATTCAAACGAATATTTTCTAATATTTTGCGAGAGTAAAAGTACCGAGCTCATCCACCTTTTAAACGTTTTTGAAAAAAGCATTTTAAGCGACGGAATCTACAATATCGAGCTAAAGATCAAATTTGACGCTATCGATATAAATCACTCGGCAAGCCTCAAAAACTCGGTTTCTTATCTCATCCAAAAGCTAAACGAGAGTGATAGCGAAGATAAAGTGGACATCACGGACGATCTTGAAAAAGACGTATGTAACTGCATCGATATGCAAAGATTTATCTTTCAAACTCAGCTTGTTAAAAGCCTTCGTTTCGGGCAGAATTTTAAAAATATCATTGTAAAAGTCTATACCGATAAACAAGGGCTAGTCTCAAAAGCAAAGGTGCAAAATATTGCGAACAAAAACGGCTATGAGGTGCTTTTTGACATAAACGTTATCAAAAAGCTATCCGAGCTTAAATTTAAAGACGAAGATCCGATCGTGATTGAAATTTCGTCGGTTTCGATTAGAAATTTAAAATTTACGAATTTTATAAAAGAGTTCGTCGGACTGGGTAAAATTAATCCAAATCGCGTTATTTTCGAGTTTAGCGAGAAGTTAGTGTATGATGAGATAAACAGATTTAGAGAGATTTTGACGGAGTATAAAAACCTTGGTTTCCGCTTTGCGCTTAATAAATTCGGCGGCAACAATGCGGGCTTTGAATATTTTAAATATTTGCCGATAGATTTCGTTATCTACGACATCGAATTTAACAAAAATATCAAAAACGACAAATTTAAAACGCTGTTAGAAAATCTAAATTTGACCGCAAAAAGAGTAGGCGTAAAATCCATCGTGAGATTTGTGGAGGACGACGAGTTTTACAACATCGCGGAGCGCTATCAGACCGACTTCGCGCAGGGCTTTTTCATAGAGAAGCCAAAAGAAATTTAA
- the queF gene encoding preQ(1) synthase translates to MQENEVVEPKYGEKIISEFDVEKDLEIWENNHERDYKIKITLPEFCCLCPRSGYPDFATIYLEYVPAKFVVELKAIKLYINSFMTRNISHEDSINEIYDVLERKLAPKWMKITGDFNPRGNVHTVIEICSDEIIKKTQEQSFEAPKFEKFTRDSERSFDRGGYGGRESKFSRDGSRGKSFGADRRDTKTGDRKPRASKDKFDDKPRRTGSKEGFKKPEFAGEKRARVVKKSSEDK, encoded by the coding sequence ATGCAAGAAAATGAGGTCGTAGAACCAAAATACGGCGAGAAAATAATAAGCGAATTTGACGTAGAAAAAGACCTAGAAATATGGGAAAACAATCACGAACGCGACTATAAGATCAAGATCACGTTGCCGGAGTTTTGCTGCCTATGCCCGCGCTCGGGGTATCCTGACTTTGCGACGATATATCTTGAGTACGTGCCGGCTAAATTCGTCGTCGAGCTAAAAGCGATCAAACTCTACATCAACAGTTTCATGACGCGTAACATCAGCCACGAAGATAGCATAAACGAAATTTACGACGTTTTAGAGCGAAAGCTAGCGCCAAAATGGATGAAGATCACGGGCGACTTTAATCCGCGCGGCAACGTCCATACCGTGATCGAAATTTGCTCGGACGAGATAATCAAAAAAACGCAAGAACAAAGCTTTGAAGCGCCGAAATTTGAGAAATTTACGCGAGATAGCGAGCGAAGTTTCGATAGAGGCGGTTACGGCGGACGCGAGTCTAAATTTAGCAGAGACGGCTCTCGCGGTAAGAGTTTCGGAGCCGATAGAAGAGATACAAAAACCGGCGATAGAAAACCTCGCGCGAGTAAAGATAAATTTGACGATAAACCGCGAAGAACAGGCAGCAAAGAGGGCTTTAAAAAGCCTGAATTTGCCGGCGAAAAGCGCGCTAGAGTCGTGAAAAAATCATCGGAAGATAAATGA
- a CDS encoding HD domain-containing protein, which translates to MISAQLIEHIFKAASISRWNDYPKMTNLVELDKQAHKFIIAYFIAKLEHNADMNYIIEAGIFEFLARVVVTDIRPDVFHQMQKTKNEQINAWVLTILEGLVKDVEGGKFLERMRRYLTHKDKAHAKERLILKAASYLATRWEFSIVYQTSKFLSDIDELKARVEEELEDYYELIGVRKIVMNQKLAKLVDLAGRLRFQKRWAQTPRIPETAVLGHMLVVAILSYFYSLEVKACKSRLENNFFCALFHDLPESLTRDIISPVKYGIEGLNEIISEYEMRLIDEKILPFVPENFRDEFSYILGIRMEEGKFIKNEFENRICEKKPLHHEGTMENVNEDKFNAIDGKALKFCDKLAAFFEAGISISYGVKSNELTEGFNNMDKFFQKNQSLDGVNFLKVCDDFKEHFSLLQV; encoded by the coding sequence ATGATAAGCGCGCAGCTGATCGAGCACATCTTTAAGGCCGCGTCGATCTCGCGCTGGAACGACTATCCGAAGATGACGAATTTAGTCGAGCTTGATAAGCAGGCGCATAAATTTATCATCGCGTATTTTATCGCAAAACTCGAGCATAATGCCGATATGAACTACATCATCGAGGCGGGTATTTTCGAGTTTCTCGCGCGCGTAGTGGTTACGGATATACGCCCGGACGTATTTCATCAGATGCAAAAAACCAAAAACGAGCAGATAAATGCTTGGGTGCTAACAATCCTAGAAGGGCTCGTAAAGGACGTCGAGGGCGGTAAATTTTTAGAGCGGATGCGCCGCTATCTCACACACAAAGACAAGGCTCACGCCAAAGAGCGCCTGATCCTAAAGGCCGCTAGCTATCTCGCGACGCGCTGGGAGTTTTCGATCGTTTATCAAACGAGCAAATTTTTAAGCGACATAGACGAACTAAAAGCGCGCGTGGAGGAGGAGTTGGAGGATTATTACGAGCTAATAGGCGTGCGCAAAATCGTGATGAATCAAAAGCTAGCCAAGCTAGTCGATCTAGCCGGCAGACTGCGCTTTCAAAAGCGCTGGGCACAGACGCCGCGCATCCCTGAAACGGCGGTTTTAGGACACATGCTAGTCGTGGCGATTTTGAGTTATTTTTACTCTCTTGAGGTTAAGGCCTGCAAATCAAGGCTAGAAAACAACTTCTTTTGCGCGCTCTTTCACGACCTGCCCGAGTCGCTAACGCGCGATATTATTAGCCCCGTAAAATACGGTATCGAAGGTCTAAACGAGATAATCAGCGAATACGAAATGCGCCTGATAGACGAGAAAATTTTGCCTTTCGTGCCTGAAAATTTTAGAGACGAGTTTAGCTATATCCTGGGTATCCGTATGGAAGAGGGCAAATTTATCAAAAACGAGTTTGAAAACAGGATCTGCGAGAAAAAACCTCTACATCACGAGGGCACGATGGAAAACGTAAACGAGGATAAATTTAACGCGATCGACGGTAAAGCGCTTAAATTTTGCGATAAACTCGCGGCGTTTTTCGAGGCGGGGATATCGATCAGCTACGGCGTGAAGTCAAACGAACTAACCGAAGGCTTTAATAATATGGATAAATTTTTTCAGAAAAATCAGAGCTTGGACGGAGTGAATTTTTTAAAAGTTTGCGATGATTTTAAGGAGCATTTTTCGCTTTTGCAGGTTTAA
- a CDS encoding DUF5625 family protein: protein MKIKFCIFLLLFSGAFYAATYYGFDFLGGDALDDGIYKEVDMSEVGSATDINFTVKKAGIYEISFIYAQDPQKQKEEEKLSEEAFPGYGSDEFTKWFCRKTTAAKLAGYYGYTTQGVPEPIGTSEEEKAACTGEKILLKVMLKSLQNRKISYVKGGEANDLKQNLSALTETFDLSKYGATSWYSAPNGGFAHDKVLLRAELEKGEYSVKVQALSDVPELKKIVTFIKISKYHNWK from the coding sequence TTGAAGATCAAATTCTGCATATTTTTACTGCTCTTTAGCGGCGCTTTTTATGCGGCTACTTATTACGGATTTGATTTTTTGGGAGGCGATGCGCTTGATGACGGCATTTACAAAGAGGTCGATATGTCGGAGGTCGGTAGCGCAACCGACATAAATTTTACCGTCAAAAAGGCCGGTATCTACGAGATAAGTTTCATCTACGCGCAAGATCCGCAAAAGCAAAAAGAGGAAGAAAAGCTCAGCGAGGAGGCCTTCCCGGGATACGGCAGCGACGAGTTTACGAAATGGTTTTGCCGGAAAACTACAGCCGCTAAGCTAGCCGGATACTACGGTTATACGACGCAAGGCGTCCCTGAGCCAATTGGCACGAGTGAAGAGGAAAAAGCGGCCTGCACGGGCGAAAAAATATTACTAAAAGTTATGCTCAAATCTCTACAAAACCGCAAAATAAGCTACGTAAAAGGCGGCGAGGCGAACGATCTAAAACAAAATTTAAGCGCCCTAACCGAAACCTTTGATCTGTCAAAATACGGCGCGACTTCATGGTACAGCGCGCCAAACGGAGGCTTTGCGCACGATAAAGTTTTGCTCCGAGCAGAGCTCGAAAAAGGCGAATATAGCGTAAAAGTACAGGCTCTAAGCGATGTGCCCGAGCTAAAAAAGATCGTGACGTTTATTAAAATTAGTAAATATCACAACTGGAAGTGA
- a CDS encoding anaerobic ribonucleoside-triphosphate reductase activating protein — MKNDDFPLYSLTPFTTLDYPDKTACIAWFAGCNMRCAYCYNVPIVTGAGQISCAEFINFLDKRKGKLSGVVFSGGECTLSPAFLPLAREVKSRGFSLKVDTNGSNLTIIGQVISLNLIDYIALDFKATKEKFIKVTGSNLYKNFLQTLEFLLQTGFKFEVRTTVHADLLDEADISVMSEILYEHGYRGVYYLQNFLDTGENFGNLMQAKAKFDPNLIRSNLEIGLRNF; from the coding sequence GTGAAAAACGACGATTTTCCGCTTTACTCGCTCACCCCCTTTACGACCCTCGACTACCCCGACAAAACGGCCTGTATAGCGTGGTTTGCGGGCTGCAACATGCGCTGCGCCTACTGCTACAACGTTCCTATCGTCACGGGTGCCGGACAGATCAGCTGTGCCGAGTTTATCAATTTTTTAGACAAGCGCAAAGGCAAACTTAGCGGCGTAGTTTTTAGCGGCGGCGAATGCACGCTTAGCCCAGCGTTTTTACCGCTAGCTCGCGAAGTAAAGTCGCGCGGCTTTTCGCTCAAGGTCGATACCAACGGCTCAAATTTGACCATCATTGGGCAGGTTATCTCGCTAAATTTGATCGACTACATCGCGCTTGATTTTAAGGCGACGAAGGAGAAATTTATCAAGGTTACCGGCTCGAATTTGTATAAAAATTTCTTGCAAACGCTTGAGTTTTTGTTGCAAACCGGCTTTAAATTTGAGGTTAGAACGACGGTGCACGCGGACTTGCTAGACGAGGCCGATATCTCTGTTATGAGCGAGATTTTGTACGAGCACGGATACAGAGGCGTTTACTATCTACAAAATTTCCTCGACACGGGCGAAAATTTTGGAAATTTGATGCAGGCGAAGGCTAAATTTGATCCAAATTTGATCCGTTCAAATTTGGAAATAGGGCTTAGGAATTTTTAG
- the nrdD gene encoding anaerobic ribonucleoside-triphosphate reductase encodes MSDKEILASLEAKRTKCVVYTRVMGYHRPVESFNLGKKGEHKERVKFCEPKSR; translated from the coding sequence ATGAGCGACAAAGAAATCCTAGCTTCGCTTGAGGCAAAGCGCACGAAATGTGTCGTTTATACCCGCGTAATGGGCTACCACCGCCCTGTAGAGAGCTTTAACCTCGGTAAAAAAGGCGAGCATAAAGAGCGCGTCAAATTTTGCGAGCCTAAATCCCGCTAA
- the tpx gene encoding thiol peroxidase, producing the protein MTKVKFHGADVALKGEEVFVGSYAPEVALVGQDLGEFKVGGNNGIEILVAVPSLDTGVCATETRKFNEKMAAKAAIKLSVISMDLPFAMGRFCSTEGIKNLKVGSDFRAREFGEKYGVIIGEGPLVGLLARAVFVIKDGVVIHKQIVPEIAEEPNYDAVFDAIKSSGGCGCGCM; encoded by the coding sequence ATGACAAAAGTCAAATTTCACGGCGCGGACGTCGCGCTAAAAGGCGAAGAGGTATTTGTGGGCTCATATGCGCCAGAAGTCGCGCTCGTAGGGCAGGATCTAGGCGAGTTTAAGGTCGGCGGCAATAACGGCATCGAGATACTAGTCGCCGTTCCGTCTCTGGATACGGGCGTTTGCGCGACGGAAACGCGTAAATTTAACGAAAAAATGGCAGCCAAAGCGGCGATCAAACTAAGCGTGATCTCGATGGATCTGCCGTTTGCGATGGGTAGATTTTGCTCTACGGAGGGCATCAAAAATTTAAAAGTCGGCAGCGACTTTAGAGCTAGAGAATTTGGCGAAAAATACGGCGTAATCATCGGCGAAGGACCGCTTGTGGGGCTTTTGGCTAGAGCCGTTTTCGTTATCAAAGACGGCGTCGTCATCCATAAGCAAATCGTCCCAGAGATCGCGGAGGAGCCAAACTACGACGCGGTATTTGACGCGATAAAATCAAGCGGAGGCTGCGGCTGCGGGTGCATGTAA
- a CDS encoding ribonucleoside-diphosphate reductase subunit alpha codes for MKVIKRNGRTEELDVSKIKKYTSEAVAGLANVSLSELEVDAKIQFRDMITTEEIQQTLIKTAVEKIDIDRPNWTFVAARLFLYDLYHKVTGFSGYNHLRDYLQKGEKAGRIIPGLKEKYDLDDLNDYIRPERDLQFAYLGIKTLYDRYLIKDRSGAPIELPQQMFMAIAMFLAQNELDCQGWAKKFYDLISKFEVMLATPTLSNARTTRHQLSSCYVGSTPDNIEGIFDSYKEMALLSKFGGGIGWDWCKVRAMGGSIDGHKNAAGGIIPFLKVTNDIAVAVDQLGTRKGAIAVYVEPWHMDVSDFLDLRKNSGEERRRAHELFPALWINDLFMKRVKENARWSLFDPAEVADLCDLYGDEFEARYLAYENDEKIQKNVVMAKELWKKILTSYFESGMPFLCFKDNANKANPNDHDGIIRSSNLCTEIFQNTQPNYYKIKITFESGSERLFDEEEDVTVDSGITKKAKKLSALDSIGGEQIFIVEKESVEGKTAVCNLASINLSKINKKEDIERVVPIAVRMLDNVIDLNFYPHKKVKHTNLTSRSIGLGVMGEAQMLAERGVKWGSYEHLALIDSVMENISFNAIYASSNLAVEKGVYPLFEGSKWSRGVMPIDTANANAKALLNDRGGLFDENACDWSKLREKVKKDGMRNGYLMAIAPTSSISILVGTTQTIEPVYKRKWFEHNLSGMIPNVVPNLSPETWQFYTPAYELDQRVLVRAGAIRQKWIDQGQSLNIFMSLDKASGGYLSEIYTLAWELGLKSTYYLRSESPDSEKLNNVADRSIECEGCQ; via the coding sequence TTGAAAGTAATCAAACGAAACGGACGCACCGAGGAGCTTGACGTAAGCAAGATCAAAAAATACACGAGCGAGGCGGTCGCGGGGCTAGCAAACGTGAGTCTAAGCGAGCTTGAGGTGGACGCGAAAATTCAATTTCGCGATATGATAACGACCGAGGAGATCCAACAAACCCTCATCAAAACGGCCGTCGAAAAGATCGACATCGATCGCCCAAACTGGACCTTCGTCGCGGCGAGGCTGTTTTTATACGACCTTTATCACAAGGTTACGGGCTTTAGCGGCTACAACCACCTACGCGACTATCTGCAAAAAGGCGAAAAAGCAGGCCGTATCATCCCTGGACTAAAAGAAAAATACGACCTGGACGACCTAAACGACTACATCAGACCCGAGCGCGACTTGCAGTTTGCATATCTAGGCATCAAGACGCTATACGACCGCTACCTGATCAAAGACCGCAGCGGCGCGCCGATAGAGCTACCGCAGCAGATGTTTATGGCCATAGCGATGTTCCTCGCGCAAAATGAACTAGACTGCCAAGGCTGGGCGAAGAAATTTTACGACCTCATATCTAAATTTGAAGTCATGCTCGCCACTCCGACGCTATCAAACGCCCGCACGACGCGCCATCAGCTAAGTTCCTGCTACGTAGGAAGCACGCCCGATAATATCGAGGGGATTTTCGATAGCTACAAAGAGATGGCGCTTCTTAGCAAATTTGGCGGCGGTATCGGCTGGGACTGGTGCAAGGTGCGCGCGATGGGCGGTAGCATCGACGGACATAAAAACGCAGCCGGCGGCATCATCCCTTTTCTAAAAGTCACAAACGACATCGCCGTCGCCGTCGATCAGCTAGGCACGAGAAAGGGCGCGATAGCCGTCTACGTCGAGCCGTGGCACATGGACGTGAGCGACTTCCTGGATCTGCGCAAAAACTCGGGCGAAGAGCGCCGCAGAGCGCATGAGCTGTTCCCTGCGCTTTGGATAAACGACCTTTTCATGAAACGCGTAAAAGAAAACGCGCGCTGGAGCCTATTTGACCCCGCAGAGGTCGCCGATCTGTGCGATCTATACGGCGATGAGTTCGAGGCTCGCTACCTAGCGTACGAAAACGACGAAAAGATCCAAAAAAACGTCGTCATGGCAAAAGAACTGTGGAAGAAAATTTTAACTAGCTATTTTGAATCGGGCATGCCGTTTTTGTGCTTTAAAGATAACGCAAACAAAGCCAATCCGAACGACCACGACGGCATCATCAGGAGCTCAAATTTATGCACCGAAATTTTCCAAAATACGCAACCAAACTACTACAAGATCAAGATCACGTTTGAGAGCGGCTCCGAACGGCTATTTGACGAGGAAGAAGACGTCACCGTTGATAGCGGCATAACCAAAAAAGCCAAAAAACTAAGCGCTCTAGATAGCATCGGCGGCGAGCAAATTTTCATCGTCGAAAAAGAAAGCGTCGAGGGTAAAACCGCCGTGTGCAACCTCGCGAGTATAAATTTAAGCAAAATCAACAAAAAAGAGGACATCGAGCGCGTCGTGCCGATCGCCGTACGCATGCTAGATAACGTCATCGATCTAAATTTCTACCCGCACAAAAAGGTAAAACACACCAACCTAACCTCCCGCTCGATCGGCCTTGGCGTCATGGGCGAGGCGCAGATGCTAGCCGAACGCGGCGTGAAATGGGGCAGCTACGAGCACCTAGCGCTGATCGATAGCGTGATGGAAAATATTAGCTTCAACGCCATCTACGCCAGCTCAAATTTGGCGGTAGAAAAGGGCGTGTATCCGCTTTTTGAAGGCTCGAAGTGGAGCAGGGGAGTGATGCCTATCGACACGGCAAACGCAAACGCCAAAGCGCTTCTAAACGACAGAGGCGGGCTATTTGACGAGAACGCCTGCGACTGGAGTAAACTACGCGAAAAGGTCAAAAAAGACGGCATGCGAAACGGCTATCTGATGGCGATTGCGCCGACATCGAGTATCAGCATACTCGTAGGCACCACGCAGACGATCGAGCCCGTGTACAAGCGCAAGTGGTTCGAGCACAACCTAAGCGGTATGATACCAAACGTCGTGCCAAATCTCAGCCCTGAGACGTGGCAGTTCTACACGCCTGCCTATGAGCTAGATCAGCGCGTGCTCGTGCGTGCCGGCGCCATCCGCCAAAAGTGGATCGACCAGGGACAGAGTCTAAATATTTTCATGAGCCTAGACAAAGCTAGCGGCGGATATCTGAGCGAAATTTACACGCTTGCGTGGGAGCTGGGACTAAAATCAACCTACTATCTACGCTCCGAAAGCCCTGATAGCGAAAAACTAAACAACGTCGCCGATCGCTCGATCGAGTGCGAGGGATGTCAGTAA